The genomic window TTGCGTTCCAGCGCGGCGTAGAATGGATCGCGCAAGATGTCCTTAGCGTAGCGATCGTAGATACCGAGCCGGTTGAGTTCGGGGTTCTTGATGACGATCCACCCGACGTGGCCCCACAGGAAATTGACCCATGGGCTGTGCGGGTCAGGTTGCTCGTCGGCATGTTGATGGTGACGGCGATGCACCGCGACCCAGCGGGCAGGGGTGTCCTGCACGCAGCAGATCGCGATCACTGCGAGGACATGCTCGAACCATTTGGGGCACTTGAAACCACGGTGAGTCAGCAGCCGGTGGTAGCAAATGTTGATCCCGAGGAGGCCCGACAGCCGCGCAGTGACGATGGCAACGATCACGCCGGTCCAGCTGAAGAACCATGGAACAAACGCGAGCAGGGCGAGCCAGTGGTAAATCAGTATAACCGAGGCGATCGGCCAGTCGATCTTCTGCAGGGTGACCCCGACAGGCAGCGGCAGGCGCCGCGAGCGCGAGGGCGAAGCTAAATCAGCATGTCCAAGTACAGCTGACTTGGCGGCCGTGGGATGATCTGTCGTCATGTCGGTGGTCAAGCGGCTCCTGTCTGGAAGGCAGTTGCCTGTGTATCTGAAGCGCCGCTCAAGATGAAGGCAGCTACGGGAGCGCTCCCCTGACCGCGACCATAAATCGCGATCTGGCGCAGATTCGGGGGCGAAAATAGGGATAACGGCTTCATTGGAGGGGGACAGTGCAGAGGCTGACAAGCCGTGGTGTGGATTGACATTCCAGGCCCAGATGGCCTAGAAACCCCCGTGTCCCGCGCGGCTCTGCCTGCGGGATGCTATCCATTTGAACAAAGTTCCAGCAACGGCCCTCAACGCGGCCCTCCAGAGAGCATTGTCCCATGAAGGTCCGTAATTCGTTGAAGTCCCTGCGTGGTCGTCACCGCAACAACCGTCTGGTCCGCCGCAAGGGCCGGGTTTACGTCATCAACAAGGTCCAGCGCCGCTTCAAGGCTCGCCAGGGCTGATTGATGGCGCGCCGGGCGTGGCGCGCGGTTGAAAATCTGAGTATCACGTGCCTTTGACGCCGCTTGCGCTTTGCAGGCGGTGTTTTTCGCGTTTAGACTTTCGCTCATGACACTGCGATCGATATCGGCGACGTTGGCAATGGGCGCGTTCATTCTCGCGGGAACAGCCGGGACGACGGCGAGCGCCCAGGATCCGCGGTTCAATCCTCCAGGAAAGCAAAAAACTTTGCCTGGAGCGCCTTCCAAGCTGCCCAACGTGTCTGGCGACAAGACCAAGAATCTGGACTTTCTGTTCGGGGCGCTGAAGGCCGCTCCCGATGAGGAAAGCGCCAAGGCCGTTGAAGCCAAAATTTGGGCGGTGTGGACGGCGACACCCAGCGACACTGCCGCGCTTTTGATGCTGCGCGCGAAGACAGCGATGGACCGCAAGGAGATGGATGTCGCGCTGAAGCTTCTCGATGGCGTGATCAAGCTTCGTCCTGACTATGTGGAAGCTTGGAATCGGCGCGCCACCCTCTATTACCTGCAAAACGATTATGCCCGCTCGATGGAAGACATCCGTCAGGTGCTGATCCGCGAGCCTCGTCATTTCGGTGCGTTGGCTGGCCTCGGCATGATCATGCAGGAAACCGGCGACGACAAACATGCGCTGGATGCATTCCGCAAGGCGCTTGCGATCAACCCGCACATGGAGCGCGTTCCCGATCTGGTGAAGACACTCACCGAAAAGGTCGAGGGGCGGGATATCTGAGTTCTCACACAGCTTGGGTCAGTATCGTCTAGTGTAGTTC from Nitrobacteraceae bacterium AZCC 1564 includes these protein-coding regions:
- a CDS encoding fatty-acid desaturase (product_source=COG1398; cog=COG1398; pfam=PF00487; superfamily=54909; transmembrane_helix_parts=Inside_1_46,TMhelix_47_69,Outside_70_72,TMhelix_73_95,Inside_96_194,TMhelix_195_217,Outside_218_220,TMhelix_221_240,Inside_241_343); this encodes MTTDMTTDHPTAAKSAVLGHADLASPSRSRRLPLPVGVTLQKIDWPIASVILIYHWLALLAFVPWFFSWTGVIVAIVTARLSGLLGINICYHRLLTHRGFKCPKWFEHVLAVIAICCVQDTPARWVAVHRRHHQHADEQPDPHSPWVNFLWGHVGWIVIKNPELNRLGIYDRYAKDILRDPFYAALERNYLQLKIILAQWMVFFGVGLIAELLMGGTPAQAAQFGLSLLVWGVCVRTVFVWHQTWAVNSVTHLWGYRNYQTDEDSRNNVFIGLLAHGEGWHNNHHADPRSARHGHKWWEFDTTYLTIRLFELVGLAKDIVGPNPHIAARASLTTRGATDLPTD
- a CDS encoding large subunit ribosomal protein L36 (product_source=KO:K02919; cog=COG0257; ko=KO:K02919; pfam=PF00444; superfamily=57840; tigrfam=TIGR01022) — its product is MKVRNSLKSLRGRHRNNRLVRRKGRVYVINKVQRRFKARQG
- a CDS encoding tetratricopeptide (TPR) repeat protein (product_source=COG0457; cath_funfam=1.25.40.10; cleavage_site_network=SignalP-noTM; cog=COG0457; pfam=PF13181,PF13432; smart=SM00028; superfamily=48452), which encodes MTLRSISATLAMGAFILAGTAGTTASAQDPRFNPPGKQKTLPGAPSKLPNVSGDKTKNLDFLFGALKAAPDEESAKAVEAKIWAVWTATPSDTAALLMLRAKTAMDRKEMDVALKLLDGVIKLRPDYVEAWNRRATLYYLQNDYARSMEDIRQVLIREPRHFGALAGLGMIMQETGDDKHALDAFRKALAINPHMERVPDLVKTLTEKVEGRDI